The Cellulophaga sp. L1A9 genome window below encodes:
- a CDS encoding right-handed parallel beta-helix repeat-containing protein, with the protein MLVAFSACKTNEANNFYVSVEGENNATGTLLEPFATITKAVDAVRELRKNGNTQPATIYLRGGRHQLKETLVLGIEDGLASSDGNPIVEEPGAGKLPPAHLTFAAYSGEEPVISSGIPVNDWTLLEASSSELPTIASGKVWVANLPEGINKFYTLYDGQGRLNRARAEGFVPIKVGDKKTLYFPDGKLRNWENLQDVELNIRPSRAWMINMLPLESVDEENGIARTKVSATYEMGELAHWVHTKDGNSAWIENILEALDAPGEWVINSKTRKIYLWPKNPASDGSPQGILAPTTSELIRVEGTTDYEGTEDQPVRGISFSGITFSHADRRAWTNDDDQLGWGMQHDWDMFDRPTAMLRFRGAENCQVINCKFENSGGSGVRFDLFAQRNKVEDCEFAHLGEAGILIAGYGPGTKDVNHHNDIINNEIHHFSEITWHSPGIWAWQSGYNRIANNYIHHSGYAGILITNRVEPDRKLNGEGGRTIRRNEISKEVIANTKENYESWKAREIYNHSRHNIVEYNEITHAVQLLSDGNCIYVSGAGTGNIVRYNYLHDNLEHSMPAPIRCDDDQHETLIYGNVLSNNYAFSAGIASKGVNDIINNVIVAPRVPPRFGYISFEWVPVTGSKVFHNIIVSHPDGGNAYAERPRKDQTTNLPDLLQTEMDSNLYFNPTNPNWMAEHFDRMRAAGKEKSSLFAEPMFIDVAGGNFGFKEGSPSIKLGIEPLDVSKMGLKK; encoded by the coding sequence ATGCTTGTTGCATTCTCAGCATGTAAAACAAATGAGGCTAATAATTTTTACGTTTCAGTAGAAGGAGAAAATAATGCTACTGGTACGCTATTAGAGCCTTTTGCAACTATCACAAAAGCGGTCGATGCCGTTCGTGAGCTACGAAAAAATGGCAACACACAACCTGCTACTATTTATCTTAGGGGTGGTCGCCATCAATTAAAAGAAACACTTGTGCTGGGTATAGAAGACGGGTTAGCTTCTTCCGATGGAAACCCAATAGTTGAAGAACCAGGCGCTGGAAAATTACCTCCTGCACATTTAACCTTTGCGGCCTATTCTGGGGAAGAACCTGTTATAAGTTCAGGAATACCGGTGAACGATTGGACATTATTAGAAGCATCATCTTCTGAGTTACCAACCATAGCTTCTGGAAAAGTATGGGTAGCTAATTTGCCAGAAGGTATCAATAAATTCTATACGCTTTATGATGGTCAAGGACGTTTAAACCGTGCCAGAGCAGAAGGTTTCGTTCCTATTAAAGTAGGGGATAAAAAAACGTTATATTTTCCAGATGGAAAATTAAGAAATTGGGAGAACCTTCAAGATGTTGAGTTAAACATTAGACCAAGTCGTGCATGGATGATCAATATGCTACCACTTGAATCTGTCGATGAGGAGAATGGTATAGCACGAACCAAGGTTTCTGCAACTTATGAAATGGGTGAATTAGCACATTGGGTGCATACAAAAGATGGCAATTCCGCTTGGATTGAAAATATTCTTGAAGCTTTAGATGCACCTGGCGAATGGGTTATAAATTCTAAAACACGAAAAATATATTTATGGCCAAAAAATCCAGCATCTGATGGATCTCCGCAAGGGATTCTTGCACCAACTACTAGTGAACTTATTCGCGTTGAGGGTACTACTGATTATGAGGGTACTGAGGATCAACCTGTAAGAGGAATTTCATTTTCGGGAATTACTTTCTCGCATGCTGATCGAAGAGCATGGACAAATGATGATGATCAATTGGGTTGGGGAATGCAACACGACTGGGATATGTTCGATAGACCAACGGCTATGCTCCGTTTCCGTGGTGCTGAAAATTGCCAAGTCATCAATTGTAAATTTGAAAATTCAGGTGGTTCAGGAGTCCGATTTGATTTATTTGCGCAACGGAATAAGGTGGAAGATTGTGAATTTGCCCATCTTGGAGAAGCAGGAATATTAATTGCTGGTTATGGTCCAGGTACAAAAGATGTTAACCATCATAATGATATTATAAATAATGAGATTCATCATTTTAGCGAAATAACATGGCATTCTCCCGGGATATGGGCATGGCAAAGTGGGTATAACCGCATCGCAAATAATTATATCCATCATAGTGGTTATGCCGGAATACTCATAACTAATCGGGTAGAACCAGACAGAAAACTCAATGGAGAAGGAGGAAGAACGATAAGGCGCAATGAAATATCTAAGGAGGTTATAGCGAATACTAAAGAAAATTATGAGAGCTGGAAAGCGCGTGAAATATACAACCATTCAAGACACAATATTGTTGAATACAATGAAATTACGCATGCTGTACAATTGCTTTCTGATGGAAATTGCATTTATGTCTCTGGCGCAGGAACGGGGAATATAGTTCGTTATAATTATCTGCATGATAATTTAGAACATTCCATGCCAGCGCCTATCCGTTGTGATGATGATCAGCATGAAACACTGATTTATGGCAATGTGCTTTCTAATAATTACGCTTTTAGTGCAGGGATTGCATCAAAAGGTGTTAATGACATTATAAACAATGTGATAGTTGCACCTCGCGTGCCACCAAGATTTGGATATATAAGTTTTGAATGGGTGCCAGTAACAGGTTCAAAGGTTTTTCATAATATCATCGTTTCACATCCGGATGGTGGTAATGCGTATGCAGAAAGACCACGTAAGGACCAAACGACTAACCTTCCTGATTTGTTGCAAACCGAAATGGATTCCAACCTGTATTTTAATCCAACAAATCCAAATTGGATGGCTGAACATTTCGATAGAATGCGTGCAGCGGGAAAAGAAAAATCAAGTTTGTTTGCGGAACCTATGTTTATTGATGTAGCTGGTGGAAATTTTGGTTTTAAAGAAGGAAGTCCATCGATTAAATTGGGTATAGAACCCTTGGATGTTTCAAAAATGGGATTAAAAAAATAA
- a CDS encoding family 43 glycosylhydrolase: MKYYILGFFILLIISYSNAQNPILKDSDEGFMYVCDPSAEVFNGKVYVYCSHDQPDAVDYESMKDYVILESSDMKNWINHGVALDPQLDKGFEYAQSNMNAPDAAYKDGWYYWYFPSDITHVGVAKSRTPVGPWESAVSNEITTIFDPTVIVDDDGQAYIYGNDHWVDIGEQGSHILGAKLKDNMVELDGPWIRLTKETVNEAVHVFKRNGIYYFSARVGPVTQYWMADSPLPQYADFKGELAPNSPESPNHTSIIEFNDEWYLFYHRGDVNNGNRYKRSVCFDKITFREDGTIEPMVYTLDAGVEITMPIYAKRTEKKVESNTVSIDKEVKAMEDGSFRFEAEDYIEKSGIKTVALTDGEKGQGLSQILNGDWVGFKDIEFGKSAEPFNLRVRVSTPNEGGTIVLRVNSPIGTVIGEISISATGGLDNYKTISTTLNRIRGKQTIYFCFTGSAKNICNMNWFEWTPAISKSK, encoded by the coding sequence ATGAAATATTATATACTCGGTTTTTTTATCCTTCTGATAATCAGTTACAGTAATGCCCAAAATCCTATTCTTAAAGATAGCGATGAAGGTTTTATGTACGTGTGTGATCCTTCCGCTGAGGTTTTTAATGGCAAAGTTTATGTTTACTGTTCCCACGATCAACCCGATGCGGTTGATTATGAATCGATGAAAGATTATGTGATTCTTGAGTCATCGGATATGAAAAATTGGATAAACCATGGTGTGGCGCTGGACCCTCAACTTGACAAAGGGTTTGAGTATGCTCAATCGAATATGAATGCTCCGGATGCAGCCTATAAAGATGGCTGGTACTATTGGTATTTTCCAAGTGATATAACCCATGTTGGTGTAGCAAAAAGCCGAACTCCAGTAGGACCATGGGAATCTGCAGTATCCAACGAGATTACTACAATTTTTGACCCAACAGTGATTGTTGATGATGACGGACAGGCCTATATTTACGGCAATGATCATTGGGTAGATATAGGTGAGCAAGGATCGCATATTTTGGGTGCCAAGCTAAAAGATAATATGGTAGAATTAGATGGGCCATGGATTCGCTTGACTAAAGAAACTGTTAATGAAGCGGTTCATGTATTTAAGCGCAACGGGATTTATTATTTTAGTGCACGAGTTGGCCCAGTAACTCAATACTGGATGGCTGATTCGCCTTTACCGCAATACGCAGATTTCAAAGGTGAACTTGCTCCAAATTCTCCTGAATCACCCAATCACACTTCTATTATTGAGTTTAATGATGAGTGGTATCTTTTCTATCATCGAGGGGATGTAAATAATGGCAACCGCTATAAACGTTCGGTCTGCTTCGATAAAATAACTTTTCGTGAAGATGGCACTATAGAACCAATGGTTTATACTTTAGATGCGGGCGTGGAAATAACAATGCCGATTTATGCCAAGCGCACAGAAAAAAAAGTTGAGAGTAATACAGTTTCTATAGATAAAGAAGTAAAAGCCATGGAGGATGGAAGCTTTCGTTTTGAAGCGGAAGACTATATAGAAAAGTCTGGCATAAAAACAGTAGCCCTAACAGATGGAGAGAAAGGTCAAGGACTTAGCCAAATTTTAAACGGCGATTGGGTAGGTTTTAAGGATATAGAATTCGGAAAAAGTGCTGAACCATTTAACCTTCGTGTACGGGTTTCAACTCCCAATGAGGGCGGTACTATCGTGCTGCGTGTAAATAGTCCTATAGGTACTGTTATAGGTGAAATCTCTATCTCGGCAACAGGTGGTTTGGACAATTATAAAACCATATCAACCACACTAAACAGAATTAGAGGAAAACAAACGATTTATTTTTGCTTTACTGGCAGTGCTAAAAATATATGCAACATGAATTGGTTTGAATGGACACCAGCAATAAGTAAATCAAAGTAG
- a CDS encoding alpha-L-fucosidase, translated as MKINKNNCRVFIGGLIIFISLISCKKSNEVPSYLKGYEDLYEKNPRAAALEWFKEAEFGMFIHYGLFSLTEGYWGDVHSKPAEWVQLRALVRPDEYAKLADKFTAENFDADFITDLAVDAGMKYINITTRHHDGFCLFDSEYTDFKSTNSAAKRDLVAELAEQCQKKGLGLFFYYSHGRDWKHPHSPNREEWGGNPKPDYKPHVESYKYGEEHDLQLYVEYMKNQMTELLTKYGPVAGIWLDGRAVPNSRPEKIDELKIQELYDHIHSLQPQVLVSYKQGVLGTEDFMAPERDFTGESDLPLEICNTMQPYAWGYDRDNDVGHKTPDEVMEMLEDTKNMKANLLLNIGPLPDGSVFPDDITTLHEVGKRLANNE; from the coding sequence ATGAAAATAAATAAAAACAATTGTCGTGTGTTCATAGGAGGACTAATCATCTTTATTAGCTTAATTAGTTGCAAAAAAAGTAATGAAGTGCCTTCCTATTTAAAAGGATACGAAGATCTTTATGAGAAAAACCCAAGAGCGGCAGCTTTAGAGTGGTTTAAAGAAGCCGAATTTGGCATGTTTATCCATTATGGGTTGTTCAGTTTAACAGAAGGCTATTGGGGAGATGTTCACTCAAAACCTGCGGAATGGGTACAACTTCGTGCGCTAGTAAGACCTGATGAATACGCAAAACTAGCAGATAAATTCACGGCAGAAAATTTTGATGCCGATTTTATAACCGATTTGGCTGTAGATGCAGGCATGAAATATATCAACATTACGACTAGGCACCATGATGGTTTTTGTCTTTTCGATTCAGAATACACCGATTTTAAAAGCACAAACAGTGCGGCAAAACGTGATTTGGTAGCTGAATTGGCAGAACAGTGTCAAAAAAAAGGTTTAGGCCTGTTTTTCTATTATTCTCATGGACGCGATTGGAAACATCCGCATTCGCCAAATAGGGAGGAATGGGGAGGAAATCCAAAACCTGATTATAAGCCTCATGTAGAATCTTATAAATATGGTGAGGAACATGATTTGCAGCTTTATGTGGAGTATATGAAAAATCAAATGACCGAACTTCTTACCAAATATGGACCAGTAGCAGGAATATGGTTAGATGGAAGAGCTGTGCCGAATTCGCGTCCCGAAAAAATAGATGAGTTGAAAATACAAGAATTATATGATCATATTCATTCGTTACAACCTCAAGTCCTTGTTTCATATAAACAAGGGGTATTGGGAACAGAAGATTTTATGGCTCCTGAACGTGATTTTACTGGTGAATCGGATCTACCGTTGGAAATTTGTAATACCATGCAGCCTTATGCTTGGGGGTACGACCGCGATAATGATGTTGGACACAAAACTCCAGACGAAGTGATGGAAATGCTTGAAGATACAAAAAACATGAAAGCCAATTTATTGTTGAATATTGGTCCTTTACCAGATGGCTCTGTTTTTCCTGATGATATTACTACTTTACATGAAGTGGGTAAACGATTAGCAAATAACGAATAG
- a CDS encoding glycoside hydrolase N-terminal domain-containing protein encodes MDAPEKALRLWYNEPALNSDTGWINRSIPMGNGYMGVNVFGGTETERIQITENSLYDWGEDRGLKRRGLNNFAEVYIDFDHDNTSNYKHELNLNKGVSFLEYEQDGVKYSREYFTSYPDKVMVIRLNASKKSKLSFTLRPTIPFLGEGKSGYVSAVGDIITLSGVMNYYKIKFEGQFKVIPNGGSMKATKNGTINVSDADSAVILIAVGTNYRLDSQVFLTENPTKKLEGFPNPHAKVTGYIEDALARTYEELLASHQVDYKALYNRVNFNLGAIEPTIPTNELVDEYPNGVFSNYLEELAFQYGRYMLICSSRKGTLPPHLQGIWNVYEKPPWSSQYLHDTNLEMAYAPVFTTNLSELFDSYVDYFNTFEPRQRLYATQYIKEYNSSQLDPNGDNGWSGPFWSSPYDVPGKSPVAGFGTGSWIGLLFWDYYDFIRDESLLADKVYPVIYNQANFVSRFVTNVDGDLLAKPSSSPEQKLRDTLGTTFDQQMFYENHHNTIKGAEILGRSDNRLSTFESQLPLLDPIQVGKSGQIKEFRQEQYFDDIGDPNHRHASMLLGLYPGQLINDKTPAWLDAARVSLLKRDHKTNIGWARAERIAMWARVHDGEEAYSYYKELLSENYLHNLFNDHRGDPLFQADANYGATAGVAEMLVQSQDYVVAPLTALPEAWSEGSYSGMLARGNFEVSAKWSNGHADKLEILSKSGGNLELRYPNVAKASIKTSKGQKVKLIPKGIDHVSIQTKKGETYVINAIPKYVPVTEPSLLKINTNTAEEEINLSWSASADAASYSIYRAVGNASAYELVATKVVDTEYVYKALNLKQFGQMTFKVTAVRVDGRESDKGATEIWMLP; translated from the coding sequence TTGGATGCACCCGAAAAAGCATTAAGACTCTGGTACAACGAGCCTGCTCTGAATAGTGATACGGGTTGGATTAATCGTTCTATTCCAATGGGAAATGGATATATGGGTGTTAACGTTTTTGGTGGTACGGAAACAGAGCGAATCCAAATTACAGAGAACAGTTTGTATGACTGGGGAGAAGATCGTGGACTTAAGCGTAGAGGCCTGAACAACTTTGCGGAGGTTTATATTGATTTTGACCACGACAACACCAGCAATTACAAACACGAGTTAAACTTAAATAAGGGTGTTTCATTTTTGGAATATGAGCAGGATGGTGTAAAGTATTCCAGAGAGTACTTCACTAGTTATCCTGATAAGGTTATGGTAATCCGATTGAATGCATCGAAGAAAAGTAAATTATCATTTACTCTGCGCCCTACGATTCCCTTCTTGGGAGAAGGAAAATCAGGTTATGTATCGGCAGTGGGAGATATCATCACCCTTTCAGGAGTTATGAATTATTATAAAATAAAGTTTGAAGGTCAGTTTAAGGTTATTCCTAATGGAGGCTCGATGAAGGCAACAAAAAATGGAACAATCAACGTTTCGGATGCTGATAGCGCAGTAATTCTGATAGCAGTTGGAACCAACTATCGTCTAGATTCTCAAGTATTTTTGACCGAGAATCCAACCAAAAAATTGGAAGGCTTCCCCAATCCCCACGCAAAAGTAACTGGCTATATCGAAGATGCTTTAGCTAGAACCTATGAAGAATTGTTGGCAAGTCATCAAGTAGATTATAAAGCACTTTATAATCGCGTTAATTTCAATCTTGGAGCTATTGAACCAACTATCCCTACAAATGAGTTGGTAGATGAGTATCCCAATGGTGTCTTTAGTAATTACCTAGAGGAACTTGCGTTTCAATATGGCCGTTATATGTTAATTTGTTCTTCCAGGAAAGGAACGCTTCCACCACATCTTCAAGGGATTTGGAATGTTTATGAAAAACCACCATGGTCATCCCAATATTTGCATGATACTAACTTAGAGATGGCTTACGCGCCAGTATTTACTACCAATTTGTCCGAACTGTTCGATTCTTACGTTGACTATTTCAACACATTTGAGCCCAGACAACGTTTATATGCTACGCAGTACATTAAAGAGTATAACAGTTCTCAACTCGACCCGAATGGTGACAATGGTTGGTCCGGTCCTTTCTGGAGTAGCCCATATGATGTTCCTGGTAAGTCACCTGTTGCTGGCTTTGGTACAGGTTCTTGGATTGGACTTCTATTTTGGGATTACTATGATTTCATACGTGATGAGTCGCTGCTAGCGGATAAAGTTTATCCAGTAATTTACAATCAAGCCAATTTTGTTTCTAGATTCGTAACGAATGTCGATGGGGATTTGTTGGCCAAACCTTCATCAAGCCCAGAACAAAAACTCCGAGACACTCTAGGGACTACTTTTGATCAGCAGATGTTTTATGAAAATCATCACAACACAATAAAAGGAGCTGAGATTTTGGGGCGCTCAGACAACCGATTGTCAACATTTGAATCACAGCTTCCTTTATTGGATCCAATACAGGTTGGCAAATCGGGACAAATTAAAGAGTTTCGTCAGGAACAGTACTTCGACGACATCGGTGATCCCAATCATCGCCACGCTTCAATGTTGTTAGGATTATACCCTGGACAATTGATTAATGATAAAACCCCTGCATGGCTCGATGCTGCCAGAGTCAGTTTACTTAAACGTGACCATAAAACCAATATTGGATGGGCGCGTGCCGAACGTATAGCTATGTGGGCACGAGTGCATGATGGGGAAGAGGCCTATTCCTATTATAAAGAATTATTAAGTGAAAACTACTTGCACAATTTGTTCAACGACCATCGAGGTGATCCATTGTTCCAAGCGGATGCCAATTATGGTGCAACAGCTGGAGTTGCCGAGATGCTTGTGCAGAGTCAGGATTACGTAGTGGCACCGTTGACAGCGTTACCTGAGGCTTGGTCAGAGGGCAGTTACAGCGGCATGCTAGCACGTGGTAATTTTGAGGTCTCAGCAAAGTGGTCTAATGGTCATGCTGACAAGCTTGAAATATTATCCAAATCGGGCGGAAACCTAGAGTTGCGATATCCTAATGTTGCTAAGGCAAGTATTAAAACATCCAAAGGACAGAAAGTTAAATTAATTCCTAAAGGTATTGACCATGTAAGTATTCAGACTAAAAAGGGTGAGACCTATGTGATTAACGCAATTCCTAAATACGTTCCTGTAACTGAACCTTCGCTGCTGAAAATAAATACCAACACTGCTGAAGAAGAGATTAATCTCTCATGGAGCGCAAGTGCAGATGCTGCATCGTACAGCATTTATCGTGCTGTGGGTAACGCATCAGCCTATGAGTTGGTAGCCACGAAAGTGGTGGATACGGAATATGTTTATAAAGCTCTCAACCTTAAACAGTTTGGACAAATGACATTCAAGGTTACTGCGGTAAGGGTTGATGGGCGTGAAAGTGATAAAGGAGCGACCGAAATATGGATGTTGCCATAG
- a CDS encoding alpha-L-fucosidase — translation MTKADSTLSWYKEAKFGMFIHFDIRSDKNQFNPSNLNTDEWLRIAKQAGMKYTVPTTHQSSYVIMWDSKVSNRDVTDLTPFKQNYLKELSESCKAEGLRMGAYYAIADPGNPLYNEPVVGGEIRPYVDYLHNVIEEFCQNYQPLIIWFDASRRFRDSDQKPVLRQEDMVDMLHSNGTLSNSRLGDDDAQKYVDYLTMNDNMAADFNLGAHWESAVTITTDGSWHYESEDAVLRSTKDLLYRLINAAGNGGNLLLNVGPDQQGVITKNMEERLKEIGDWLKINGEAIYETKPGPYPYQISWGSMTQRKENVNTSLYLNIIDWPKNGEFKLFGLKNTIVNATLLPTGESIEFTSKFDAFSGQNIMTLNIPKNQPDKNVSVIKLVVAGDAIIGDNYLQLTDDRVMMDAYNANKHDLEYVAGKPTKAIDMKMFTVPNRRPNQPDNYIGLWDYQMYKKAGEGIMSGRGLTVSGCQTKGQALSWDFKMYEPGSYDVIAVYIVGENEDWKMDGKLQANLAGQSIEKKLIEQKWAQTITMPKEMELQAVLSSVNIDSSGIYTLTLEISLDLQVNHLI, via the coding sequence ATGACAAAAGCTGATAGTACACTTAGCTGGTATAAAGAGGCAAAATTTGGAATGTTTATCCACTTCGATATTCGTAGTGATAAAAACCAATTTAACCCGAGTAACTTGAATACCGATGAATGGTTACGTATTGCCAAACAGGCTGGAATGAAATACACTGTTCCAACCACGCACCAGTCGTCCTATGTCATTATGTGGGACTCTAAAGTATCTAATAGAGATGTGACTGACCTAACACCATTTAAACAAAATTACTTAAAGGAATTATCAGAGTCTTGTAAAGCTGAAGGGCTTAGAATGGGAGCTTATTATGCAATTGCAGATCCAGGGAATCCCTTATACAACGAACCAGTTGTAGGGGGAGAGATTAGACCTTATGTGGATTACTTGCATAATGTGATAGAGGAGTTTTGCCAAAACTATCAACCCCTAATAATCTGGTTTGATGCTTCTCGTAGATTCAGAGATTCAGATCAAAAACCAGTGTTACGTCAGGAAGATATGGTTGATATGCTTCATTCTAATGGAACACTTTCCAATAGTAGATTGGGAGATGATGATGCACAGAAGTATGTTGACTATTTGACCATGAACGATAATATGGCTGCAGATTTTAATCTTGGAGCACATTGGGAATCTGCTGTAACAATAACGACAGATGGTTCATGGCATTACGAATCTGAAGATGCAGTGTTAAGGTCAACCAAAGACCTTCTATACAGACTTATTAATGCTGCGGGAAATGGAGGGAATTTATTATTAAATGTCGGTCCAGACCAACAGGGTGTTATTACCAAAAACATGGAAGAACGATTAAAGGAAATCGGAGATTGGCTGAAAATAAATGGGGAAGCAATATACGAAACCAAACCAGGCCCTTACCCATATCAAATTAGTTGGGGGTCGATGACTCAACGAAAAGAAAATGTTAATACCAGCCTTTATCTAAATATAATTGATTGGCCAAAAAATGGAGAATTTAAACTATTTGGATTGAAAAATACAATAGTAAATGCTACGCTTTTACCTACTGGTGAATCAATTGAATTTACATCAAAATTTGATGCCTTTTCTGGTCAAAATATCATGACTCTAAACATACCTAAAAATCAGCCTGATAAGAATGTTTCTGTAATTAAACTGGTTGTAGCTGGGGACGCGATTATAGGCGATAATTACCTGCAACTTACTGATGACAGGGTAATGATGGACGCATACAATGCCAATAAGCATGATTTGGAATACGTAGCAGGCAAGCCAACCAAAGCTATAGATATGAAGATGTTTACAGTTCCAAACAGACGACCAAATCAGCCGGATAATTATATAGGACTATGGGATTATCAAATGTATAAGAAGGCTGGAGAGGGAATCATGTCAGGGAGAGGACTCACCGTATCAGGCTGCCAAACCAAAGGACAGGCTTTGAGTTGGGATTTCAAAATGTATGAACCTGGTAGTTATGATGTGATAGCTGTCTATATCGTGGGTGAAAACGAGGATTGGAAAATGGATGGCAAACTACAAGCGAATTTGGCAGGGCAATCAATAGAGAAAAAATTAATAGAACAGAAATGGGCGCAAACGATTACTATGCCAAAGGAAATGGAATTACAAGCCGTATTAAGTTCAGTAAATATAGACTCGTCTGGTATATATACATTAACTCTTGAAATAAGTTTGGATTTACAGGTCAATCACTTAATTTAA